A single window of Nicotiana sylvestris chromosome 3, ASM39365v2, whole genome shotgun sequence DNA harbors:
- the LOC104231389 gene encoding cucumber peeling cupredoxin-like produces MDMIMRMVLFGALALASLVQLTTAQTAHVVGDNEGWTIPSSGASAYTNWAAGKTFMVGDTLVFNFMTNTHDVLQVPKASFDGCSSQNAIGSAIVSGPANVTLDSAGERYYICTFGRHCQNGQKLAITVSSSTGTPGANPPTSFAAGPSGSVPGGIAPPPPPSSSTTVFASFLLGLSSIALAIFL; encoded by the exons ATGGACATGATTATGCGCATGGTTCTGTTTGGTGCTTTAGCCTTGGCAAGTTTGGTTCAACTCACGACAGCCCAAACGGCGCATGTGGTCGGGGACAACGAAGGTTGGACCATACCAAGTAGTGGCGCATCAGCTTACACAAACTGGGCTGCTGGAAAAACCTTTATGGTTGGTGACACTTTAG TTTTCAATTTTATGACCAACACACATGACGTATTACAAGTACCAAAAGCCTCGTTCGATGGGTGCAGTTCACAAAATGCCATAGGCAGTGCTATAGTGAGTGGACCAGCAAATGTAACTCTTGACTCTGCTGGAGAACGCTATTACATTTGCACTTTTGGCCGGCATTGCCAAAATGGCCAGAAATTGGCCATTACAGTATCCAGCAGTACTGGTACTCCAGGAGCCAACCCACCTACATCATTTGCTGCTGGACCTTCAGGTTCTGTTCCTGGTGGTAttgctcctcctcctcctccttcatcCTCAACGACCGTGTTTGCCAGTTTCCTGCTCGGTTTATCCTCGATTGCCTTGGCCATTTTTCTTTAA